A single region of the Glycine max cultivar Williams 82 chromosome 20, Glycine_max_v4.0, whole genome shotgun sequence genome encodes:
- the LOC100799555 gene encoding primary amine oxidase: MKLEIFTCLITLLFFSTSASTNTTFHHPLDPLTPSEFKLVRTIVQKKYQASPPTLTFQYIGLDEPDKAIVLSWQYSDPKTKATTLPPRRAFVVARFKKQSLEITVDLSKRSIVSTNVYIGHGFPMLTFDEQDFVAELPFKYKPFIESVNKRGLNISEVVCSTASVGWYGEIKSKRTLKLQCFHTQGSTNLFAMPLEGITVVADLDERKLVAYFDSKIVPVPKAEGTEYVASKQKPPFGPTFIGAAFVQPNGPGFKINGHSISWANWEFHLGYDIRAGPVISLASIYDIQQQRYRRVLYRGYISEFFVPYMDPTSSWYFKTFLDSGEFGFGQSMVSLEPFADCPSNAAFLDAYFAGEDGVPVKIANAFCVFEKYAGDIMWRHTESEIHDEEIREVRPDVSLVVRTVSTVGNYDYIVDWEFKPSGSIKMGVGLTGILGIKATAYTHVDQIKEDAFGTLLTDNTIGVHHDHYLTYHLDLDIDGEANSFVKTNLETVRVTDHSSPRKSYWTVVRETAKTEADARIKLGLKPSELAVVNPNKETKPGNKMGYRLFPFTVANPLLAPDDYPQLRGSFTNYNVFVTPYNKSEKWAGGLYADQSRGEDTLAVWSLRNRSIENKDIVLWHTVGIHHVPCQEDYPIMPTLSGGFELKPTNFFESNPVLKAKAPKPVHLPKCNSKP; this comes from the exons ATGAAGCTAGAAATTTTCACATGTCTCATAACTCTATTGTTCTTTTCCACTTCAGCATCCACCAACACCACCTTTCACCACCCACTAGACCCTTTAACCCCATCCGAGTTCAAGTTGGTCCGAACCATAGTCCAAAAAAAATACCAAGCCTCACCCCCCACACTAACCTTTCAATACATTGGCTTGGACGAGCCAGACAAAGCCATAGTCTTATCATGGCAATATTCAGACCCCAAAACCAAAGCCACAACACTCCCACCTCGTCGTGCTTTTGTCGTTGCCCGTTTCAAAAAACAATCCCTTGAGATCACCGTTGACTTGTCCAAACGTTCCATTGTCTCCACCAATGTCTACATTGGCCATGGCTTCCCCATGCTCACGTTCGATGAGCAAGACTTTGTGGCCGAGCTTCCTTTTAAGTATAAACCCTTCATTGAATCAGTGAACAAACGAGGCCTTAATATATCTGAAGTTGTGTGTTCTACTGCCTCGGTTGGGTGGTATGGGGAGATAAAGAGCAAAAGGACACTGAAGCTTCAGTGCTTTCACACACAAGGGTCTACTAATTTGTTTGCTATGCCGTTGGAGGGTATTACGGTGGTTGCTGATCTTGATGAGAGAAAGTTAGTTGCATATTTTGACAGCAAGATTGTTCCTGTGCCCAAGGCTGAGGGAACTGAGTACGTAGCTTCAAAGCAAAAGCCTCCATTTGGACCAACGTTCATTGGAGCAGCTTTTGTGCAGCCAAACGGACCAGGATTCAAGATCAATGGCCACTCTATCAG CTGGGCAAACTGGGAGTTCCACCTGGGATATGATATTCGAGCCGGTCCAGTGATATCGCTAGCATCAATTTATGACATTCAACAGCAAAGGTATCGCCGAGTGTTATACAGAGGATATATATCAGAGTTCTTTGTTCCATACATGGACCCAACATCAAGTTGGTACTTCAAGACCTTTCTTGACAGTGGTGAATTCGGGTTTGGCCAATCCATGGTGTCACTTGAGCCTTTCGCTGATTGCCCATCCAATGCTGCATTTTTGGATGCATATTTTGCAGGAGAAGATGGTGTGCCAGTTAAAATAGCTAAtgcattttgtgtttttgaGAAGTATGCTGGGGATATCATGTGGCGTCACACAGAATCAGAAATCCATGATGAAGAG ATAAGGGAGGTTAGGCCTGATGTGAGCCTAGTGGTGAGAACTGTCTCAACTGTGGGCAACTATGACTATATCGTAGATTGGGAGTTTAAGCCAAGTGGTTCCATAAAAATGGGG GTTGGTCTGACAGGAATTTTGGGAATCAAAGCAACAGCATACACCCACGTGGATCAGATAAAGGAGGATGCCTTTGGCACATTGCTAACAGACAACACCATTGGTGTGCACCATGATCACTATCTCACATATCACCTCGACCTCGACATTGATGGAGAAGCCAACTCATTCGTCAAGACCAATTTGGAGACCGTGAGAGTAACAGATCACAGTTCACCAAGGAAAAGTTACTGGACCGTGGTGCGTGAAACTGCTAAGACTGAGGCTGATGCTCGAATCAAACTTGGTTTGAAGCCATCCGAGCTAGCAGTGGTAAATCccaacaaggaaacaaagcCTGGAAACAAAATGGGGTACCGTTTGTTCCCATTCACAGTGGCAAACCCACTTTTGGCCCCTGATGATTATCCACAACTGAGAGGTTCCTTCACTAATTATAATGTGTTTGTTACACCATATAACAAGTCTGAGAAATGGGCAGGGGGGTTGTACGCTGATCAGAGCAGAGGAGAAGACACTTTAGCTGTTTGGAGTCTCAG GAATAGGAGCATTGAAAATAAGGACATAGTTCTGTGGCACACGGTGGGGATTCATCATGTGCCTTGTCAGGAAGATTATCCTATTATGCCAACACTGAGCGGTGGATTTGAGCTAAAGCCTACCAATTTCTTTGAGAGTAATCCGGTTCTTAAAGCCAAGGCACCAAAGCCTGTGCATTTGCCCAAGTGCAATTCTAAACCTTAg